Genomic DNA from Desulfuromonas sp. TF:
AATTCCAGGGAGGCGGCCGCTACTCTGTAAAACTTGCTGAAGCAGTTTATCTGCATCTTGATCGAGGAGATCTGTTTATGCTTATCGTAATGCATCATGGCGCCACGGCCGCCCAGATCCTTGCCGTCGAGGAGGCCGTCGAGGCCATGGGGCTGCGCGCCGAGCCGATCCCCGGCAGTGAACGGACGGCCATCGGGGTGCTGGGCAACCAGGGATATGTGGACGATACCACCATCCGCGAACTTCCCGGGGTTCGCGAGGTCATCCACGTGAGCAAACCGTACAAGCTGGTATCCCGGGACTTCCATCCGGCCCCTACGGTGGTGGAAGCAGGCGGCGTGCTTGTAGGTGAGGGGCTGCCTCCGGTGATCATGGCGGGACCCTGCTCCATCGAGAGCGAAGCGCAGATGCTTGCCTCCGCCCGTCTGGTCAAGGCGGCCGGGGCGCATATCCTGCGCGGCGGAGCATTCAAGCCCAGAACCGGGCCCCATACCTTTCAGGGGCTGGGAGTGGAAGGGCTGAAATATCTACGGAGTGCCGGGGACGAAACGGGGATGCCGGTGGTTACGGAAGTGATGCGCATCGGGCAGTTGGAGGACGTCTGCCGGTATGCCGACATTCTGCAGATCGGCGCCCGCAACATGCAGAATTTCGATCTTCTCAAGGAGGTCGGAAAAACCGGCCATCCTGTTCTGCTCAAGCGGGGGATGAGCGCCACCATCGAGGAATTCCTGTCCGCCGCCGAATACATCCTCGCCGAGGGGAACGAGCGGGTGATCCTCTGCGAACGAGGTATCCGCACCTTCGAACGGGCCACTCGGAATACCCTCGATCTTTCGGTGGCCACGCTCATCCGCGAGCTATCCCACCTGCCGATCATCGTCGATCCCAGTCACGCCACCGGCAAGCGCTCCCTCGTCCCGGTCATGTCCAAGGCCGCCCTTGTAGCCGGGGCTCACGGACTGATGATCGAAGTGCACCCGGAGCCGGAGAAAGCCCTCTGCGACGGAGCCCAGAGCCTCAATGGAGAAGGATTCACCGGGCTGATGAACGACCTGCGCGGCCTGATGAAGTATCTGGGATACTGAGTCGGGCATGAGGAGTGAGGAGTGAGGAGAAAGAGCTATTGCGCCGCATGCAACCGGAAAATAGTGATCTCCGGTCGGCACAGAAAGCGTACGGGCAGGAGGCTGGTCCCCACCCCGCGGGTGACATACAGGGGGGTGCCGCTCACTCCCACCTGGTAGAGGCCGCCTACGAAGCGTCCTGAGAAGCGGGGAAGATAGAAGGGGGGGACGAAGGGAAGGCGCACCTGTCCGCCGTGGGTATGGCCGCACAGGATGAGATCGACCCGGTCGTTCAGGCTCTCATGGGCGAAGGCCGGAACATGGGAGAGAAGCAGGTTGAGGCGGGAAGGATCGGCACGCCGCTGCAGAAGAAGAAGATTGTCGGTGGCGGAGGGATAATCTAGTCCCAGAATGGAGACGGGAACCCCCTGCAGCGTCAGGTCATGGCGGCGGTTCAGGAGGAGAGTGACTCCGACCCCTGCGAAGTGCCGGCGCAGATTTTCCCCTTCCACCCGGGCCCAGTATTCCCAGTTGCCCTGGACGGCGAAAATCCCCTGCGGCGCTTTCAGCATTTTCAGGAATTTCAGGACGTTCCGGATGCTCCGGTTGCGCTCCAGGTAGTCGCCGGTCAAAAGGATAACCTCGGGCGACAGGGAAGCGATGGCGTTGGCCACATCCTTGTAATAGCCGTGAAAATTCCGGATATGAAGATCCGAGATGTGGACGATGCGCAGTTCGCGTCCGGGCGGCACTTTGGCCAGAGGAAGCGAAACTTCCTCCACCTGAAAGGCGCGCGGTTCCCGGTAAACGGCATCTCCCAGAACCAGTCCCCCCAGAGTGAGCCCTCCTCCCAGGAGAAAACGGCGGCGGGAAATTCCTTTCATCGCATCTTCGGGTGTCGTTTGGTTCATCAAACTTCCGTTGTTATTTTGAATATTTGGAGGTTTTTGTCTGAAGACAGAAAAGGGTTATAGCACATAAGGAAAGTTTATTCCAACCTTTCTCCCTTGCCATGCGGCCACTCGTCGTTTATAGTTGACCCGGTTGGTCAGTTATTATTTCTGGAGGTAATAGGATGTCGAATACGGTCGAGATTTGCAGCAATGTTCATTATGTGGGAGTCCGGCACCCCGACCTCACTGTCTTTGATGAACTCTTTCCCACCCGTCGCGGAACAACCTACAATTCATACCTGGTTCTGGGGAAAGAGAAAATCGCCCTGATCGACACGGTCAAGGAGAGCTTCAGCGAAGAATTCCTGGACAAGGTCAGCAGCATCGTTCCCCTGGAAAAGATTGATCTGGTGGTTATCAATCACGCCGAGCCCGACCATTCCGGGGCTTTGGGACGACTGCTGGAGAAGAATCCGGATTTGACCGTCTGCTGCAGCCGGCCGGGGGAAAAGTTTCTCGGGGAGCTTTATGAGAGGCCCCTCAAGACCCGTGTCGTGAGTGAAGGCGAAGAGATCGACCTGGGCGGCAAGACCCTGCGCTTCATCCTGGCCCCCTTTCTCCACTGGCCCGATACCATGTTCACCTATCTGCCCGAAGACGCAATTCTCTTCTCCTGCGACGCCTTCGGGGCCCATTACTGCGGCAACGGCCTATTCAACGACGAAGTCGGAGCCTTTTCGGCCGAATTCGCCTTCTATTTCGACGCCATCATGCGCCCCTTCAAGGATAAGATCCGCGACGCGGTGGCCAAGCTCGAAGGACTCGACCTGTCCATGATCTGTCCTTCACATGGCCCGGTGCTTCGGAAAAATCCCCAGGGGGCCGTCGAAAGTTATTCCGCCTGGGCGGCCGCTCCGGCGGACGGCACTCCCCGGGCGCTCTTGGTGGTCCTCTCGCCCCACGGCAATACACGGAGCATGGGGGATGCGATCCGGGAAGGGCTGGAGAGCAGGGGGGTCAAAGTGGTGACCAAGAGCCTGGTCAACACCCCGGATGAGGAAATCCGTGATGAACTGGAGCGGATTGATCTGCTTCTGGTCGGCTCGCCGACCATCAATCGGGACGCGCCGCCGCCGGTCTGGCGGGCTCTGTCCCTTCTCTCATCGGTGACTCCGCGGGGGAAACTGGGTGCGGTATTCGGATCCTACGGCTGGAGCGGAGAAGGGGTCAAGCTGGTTGAGGAACGTCTCAAGGGGCTCAAGTACGATCTGCCGGTCTCCGGACTCTGCTTCCGGTTCAAGCCTACGGCCGAGGACATCCAGGCGTGCCGTGAATTCGGAGCCGCGGCGGCCGATGCCCTGCTCGCGAAAGGATGATGGCGTCGCAAAAGTCCGTCCTACGGCGTTACGGCGTTTTTTCAGGACCTCGACATACCTGATGTATGTCTTCGCCCCTGAAAAATCACCAGGCCTTGCAGGACGAAATTTTTGCTTGGTCATCCTCTGAGTTTTCAGTGCATCAAAGGATAAGTCGGAGCAAAATGAGCGCAATTCAAAAGGGTCGGCTTTTCGCCGGCCTTTTTGCCGTTTGACCTTTGCCCGTCGATGGCTGCATAATACGGCAGACTTTTTCCTTCCGCAGGCGAGCACTCAATGATCCTGGTCGCGACGGTGGCGGTAGCTGCCCCCCTCGATAAAACCCTCTCCTACATTCTGCCGGAGACTCTGCAAACCAAGGCGCGCGTGGGAATGCGGCTGCGCGTCCCCCTCGGGCGCCGCAGCGTCGTCGGCTACCTCCTCGAGCTGGCGCCTGGAGCCGGCGACGGGCTCAAGGCCGTTCTCGAAATCCTTGACGAGGCCCCCCTTTTTCCCGCAGAACTGATCCCTTTTTTTGTCCGCGCAGCCGAATACTACCGCCATCCCCTGGGTGAAGTGATTCGCGCCGCGCTTCCGGCAGGCCTCTCCGGTCGGGGGAGCGAAGTAAACATCCTCCGCGACAAGGTCTATACGCCGACGGGGATCGAAGGTAAGCCCCCGGGAGCCAGACAGCTGGAGATCCTTGCCATGATTCGGGACAGTGGCCGGGTTTCCCTGACCGAATTGCGGGAGCGCTTCGGCACTCCCCATTCCCCTCTGAAGAGGCTGGTGGAGCTTGGTTTCCTCAAGGAAGGCGAGGAGGAGCGCCGACGCGATCCTTTTCTCGATCAGCCGGTGCCCGCCTATGAGTCCGTGGAGCCGACGAACGAGCAGGCCGAAGCCCTGGAGCGGGTTGGAAAGGCCCTGACGGCCGGCGGCTTCGCCCCTTTTCTTCTCCACGGAATCACGGGGAGCGGCAAAACGGAAATTTATCTGCGCACCATTGCCGAAGTTTTGGCATTGGGGCGCCGGGCTCTGGTGCTTGTTCCGGAAATCGCTCTGACACCCCAGCTGGTCAGTCGTTTCCGGGCCCGCTTTACGGAGGTTTCCATTGCCGTTCTCCATTCCGGACTCTCCGACGGAGAGCGCTACGATGCGTGGCGGGCCATTTTGCGGGGAGAGGTCGCTATCGTCATCGGCGCCCGCTCCGCTGTTTTCGCGCCAATCAGGGAACTGGGAATCATTATTGTCGATGAGGAGCATGAGTCCAGCTACAAGCAGGGCGAGGGGTTCCGCTATCACGGCCGGGATTTGGCACTGCTGCGTGGTCAGATGGCCGGAGCGGCAGTCCTTCTCGGCAGCGCAACCCCGTCATTGACGACCTTTCACCGGGCCCGCCAAGGGCAGACGGGCTACCTGCCGCTCACCCGCCGGGCACTCGCGCGTCCTCTCCCCGAGGTCACCCTGGTCGATCTCACCGCGGGTCGGCCCGAGGGGTCTCTATCGGAGTCTCTGGCCTCGGCTCTGCGGGAGAACCTGGAGCGGGAGGAACAGTCCTTGCTTCTTCTCAACCGGCGGGGTTTTGCTCCTTTTCTCCTCTGTTCGGACTGCGGCCGAACCTTCCGCTGCCCCAACTGTGAGATCACTCTGACCTATCATCAGGGGCGGCGCCAGCTGCGGTGCCACTATTGCGACTACGCCGAGACCCCGCCCGAAATCTGCCCTCAGTGCCGGGGAGGGAACATCGAGCCGGAAGGGGCCGGGACCGAGCGTCTCGAGGAGGAGCTGGCCCAGTTGTTTCCGGCCGCTCGAATTGCCCGCATGGACCGCGACACCACGACCCGCAAGGGGGCCCACCAGCGGTTGATGGAACGGATGATGCGCAGGGATGTGGATGTTCTGGTCGGAACCCAGATGGTCGCCAAAGGGCACGATTTTCCCGGAGTCACCCTCGTCGGCGTGGTCGGGGCCGACTCCACCCTCAATTTTCCCGATTTCCGCAGCGCCGAAAGGACGTTTGCCCTTCTCGCCCAGGTGGCGGGACGGGCCGGCCGCGGGGCGAAGCCGGGCCGGGTATTCATTCAGACCTACGCTCCCGACCACTACGCCCTGGTTTGCGCCGCCGCTCACGACTATGGGAGGTTCTATGAACAGGAGATCGTCTGCCGCGAGGAGCTTGACTATCCTCCTTTCGGCTTTCTGGTCAACCTGGTTCTTTCGGGGAACGATCCGCAGCGGGTAAGCCGGGGGGCGGATGCTCTGGCCGAAGGTCTGCTGCGCGATGCGGGGACAGCCGAGGTGCTCGGACCGGCTCCATGCCCCTTGGCCCGGCTGAGGGGGAAAAGCCGGATGCAGATTCTGCTCAAAGCTTCTTCCCGCGCTCCCTTGCGCCGGCTGCTCAGCCGCTTGCCTGATCTGGAGAGGAAGATTCCCGCCGGCGTGCGGCTGGCGGTCGATGTCGACCCGGTGGACATGCTTTAAGCTGGGCTGATGAAAAACGCCCATCTGCTGCGTTGGCCTCATCCTTCGTCAACGACGTACCTTCCAGGTACGCCTTATTCCTCAGGATTTCAGCCGCCTTGCATCTGGACATTTTTGATCAGCCTGAAAAACCACTTTTTTTATCGGGGTGAGGGGTTTGGGAGGCTCCATGCTTCTGCTAAAATGGATGTTCCGCAGCTCCGATTCTTCTATCGAGGAGTTTTATGATTGTAGAGAGGGTGATGAGAAAGTCTTTCAGGTTTCTTCTTCTATTTCTGATCGTTTTTGCGGGATGCGCCCGCCAGCCCGCACCCGTTGCGCCTCCGCCGGAGAGGGTGGAGCCTCTGGAGGCGGTTTCCTGGGCCGACATCGAGGGGTGGACGCAGGATGATCCGGCAGAGGCTTTTCAGGCCTTTTTGCGCAGCTGCCGGCCCCTTCGCTTCCGCCCGCAGTGGCAGCAGGTCTGCGCCGAGGCGGCGACTCTCGAACCGGGTGACGTCGACGCGGTGCGCGATTTTTTCGAGAGCCGCTTCACACCGCACCGCGTGCGCAATCCCGACGGCAGCGACACGGGAACCATCACCGGATATTATGTGCCCGATCTCGACGGCAGTCGGAAACGGTCGAAGCGCTATGCCTATCCCCTCTATGCTCTGCCGGACGATCTGCTGGTCATCGATCTGGCCGACCTGTATCCGGAACTGGGGAAATACCGGCTGAGGGGACGGGTGGAAGGAAGAAGGGTCGTTCCCTACTGGAGCCGCAACGAAATCGACGGAGGAGATCCCCCCATCAAGGGGAAGGAACTATTCTGGGTGGAGGACCCGGTCGAACTCTTTTTCCTCCACATTCAGGGCTCCGGCCGGATCAATCTGGCGGATGGCCAACAGATCATGGTGAGCTACGCCGACCAGAACGGCCACCCCTATCGTTCCATCGGCAAATACCTTCTTGACCGGGGAGAGATGACCCGCGACCAGATGTCGATGCAGAACATCCAGGCCTGGGCCCGCAAAAATCCGGATAAAGTCGACCGCCTGCTCGGGGAAAATCCCAGCTATATTTTCTTCCGGGAAGTTCCGGATGCCGTCGACGGTCCGCCGGGAGCGCTCGGGGTGCCGCTGACCTCCCAGCGCAGCCTCGCGGTGGACCCCCGCACCATTCCCCTGGGCGCCCCGGTCTTTCTGTCCACAACCTGGCCGAACAGCACAGACCCCCTGCGGCGGCTGATGATTGCCCAGGATACCGGGGGAGCCATCAAGGGGGCAGTGCGTGGCGATTTCTTCTGGGGGGCGGGAGACGGAGCGGGGGAGCTGGCAGGACGGATGAAACAGCAGGGCCGGATGTGGGTCCTTCTCCCCATTACCGAAAAGACGGCGGCCAATTAGGAGGGACGGCCGAATCAATACGAAAAAAGCGCGGACTCTCGTTCGCGCTTTTTTCGTATCGATCCGTTTCAGCCATTCTCAACGTAGAAGCTTCTCCACCATCTCCGCCGTATCCTCGGTCAGTTTCCGGCAGTTCGCCAGGTGCTCCCTGCTTTTCCATTTATAATGCCGGGAGAGGGCTGAACAGCAGGTCACCTTGTGCTGCTTCTTGAAAAGCTCAACAAGCTCTCCCGACTTTCCTCCCTTTCCCTTCAGCCCCAAAGCCATGACTCCGCCGGATATGGCCCCGCACAGGCATTTGCTGTTGCCGATTCCTCCTCCGAAGGCCTTGGCCATGGCCATCAGGTCGGGATCGTTCACCCCGGCGGTGGACTGAAGCACCGCCTGGGCGCAGTTCAGGCCGGAGGCGAAGAGGCGGCCGGCACAGTCCCGGACGCTTTCATCGGGATTCGATTTGTTTCTGGAGATTGGGAAGAGTCGAGCGAGCATAGGTTCTTTTCTCCGATGGAGCGGTCGAATGCGGAACTTA
This window encodes:
- a CDS encoding metallophosphoesterase, which translates into the protein MNQTTPEDAMKGISRRRFLLGGGLTLGGLVLGDAVYREPRAFQVEEVSLPLAKVPPGRELRIVHISDLHIRNFHGYYKDVANAIASLSPEVILLTGDYLERNRSIRNVLKFLKMLKAPQGIFAVQGNWEYWARVEGENLRRHFAGVGVTLLLNRRHDLTLQGVPVSILGLDYPSATDNLLLLQRRADPSRLNLLLSHVPAFAHESLNDRVDLILCGHTHGGQVRLPFVPPFYLPRFSGRFVGGLYQVGVSGTPLYVTRGVGTSLLPVRFLCRPEITIFRLHAAQ
- a CDS encoding murein transglycosylase A yields the protein MRKSFRFLLLFLIVFAGCARQPAPVAPPPERVEPLEAVSWADIEGWTQDDPAEAFQAFLRSCRPLRFRPQWQQVCAEAATLEPGDVDAVRDFFESRFTPHRVRNPDGSDTGTITGYYVPDLDGSRKRSKRYAYPLYALPDDLLVIDLADLYPELGKYRLRGRVEGRRVVPYWSRNEIDGGDPPIKGKELFWVEDPVELFFLHIQGSGRINLADGQQIMVSYADQNGHPYRSIGKYLLDRGEMTRDQMSMQNIQAWARKNPDKVDRLLGENPSYIFFREVPDAVDGPPGALGVPLTSQRSLAVDPRTIPLGAPVFLSTTWPNSTDPLRRLMIAQDTGGAIKGAVRGDFFWGAGDGAGELAGRMKQQGRMWVLLPITEKTAAN
- the priA gene encoding primosomal protein N', translating into MILVATVAVAAPLDKTLSYILPETLQTKARVGMRLRVPLGRRSVVGYLLELAPGAGDGLKAVLEILDEAPLFPAELIPFFVRAAEYYRHPLGEVIRAALPAGLSGRGSEVNILRDKVYTPTGIEGKPPGARQLEILAMIRDSGRVSLTELRERFGTPHSPLKRLVELGFLKEGEEERRRDPFLDQPVPAYESVEPTNEQAEALERVGKALTAGGFAPFLLHGITGSGKTEIYLRTIAEVLALGRRALVLVPEIALTPQLVSRFRARFTEVSIAVLHSGLSDGERYDAWRAILRGEVAIVIGARSAVFAPIRELGIIIVDEEHESSYKQGEGFRYHGRDLALLRGQMAGAAVLLGSATPSLTTFHRARQGQTGYLPLTRRALARPLPEVTLVDLTAGRPEGSLSESLASALRENLEREEQSLLLLNRRGFAPFLLCSDCGRTFRCPNCEITLTYHQGRRQLRCHYCDYAETPPEICPQCRGGNIEPEGAGTERLEEELAQLFPAARIARMDRDTTTRKGAHQRLMERMMRRDVDVLVGTQMVAKGHDFPGVTLVGVVGADSTLNFPDFRSAERTFALLAQVAGRAGRGAKPGRVFIQTYAPDHYALVCAAAHDYGRFYEQEIVCREELDYPPFGFLVNLVLSGNDPQRVSRGADALAEGLLRDAGTAEVLGPAPCPLARLRGKSRMQILLKASSRAPLRRLLSRLPDLERKIPAGVRLAVDVDPVDML
- a CDS encoding FprA family A-type flavoprotein, which produces MSNTVEICSNVHYVGVRHPDLTVFDELFPTRRGTTYNSYLVLGKEKIALIDTVKESFSEEFLDKVSSIVPLEKIDLVVINHAEPDHSGALGRLLEKNPDLTVCCSRPGEKFLGELYERPLKTRVVSEGEEIDLGGKTLRFILAPFLHWPDTMFTYLPEDAILFSCDAFGAHYCGNGLFNDEVGAFSAEFAFYFDAIMRPFKDKIRDAVAKLEGLDLSMICPSHGPVLRKNPQGAVESYSAWAAAPADGTPRALLVVLSPHGNTRSMGDAIREGLESRGVKVVTKSLVNTPDEEIRDELERIDLLLVGSPTINRDAPPPVWRALSLLSSVTPRGKLGAVFGSYGWSGEGVKLVEERLKGLKYDLPVSGLCFRFKPTAEDIQACREFGAAAADALLAKG
- a CDS encoding C-GCAxxG-C-C family protein; translated protein: MLARLFPISRNKSNPDESVRDCAGRLFASGLNCAQAVLQSTAGVNDPDLMAMAKAFGGGIGNSKCLCGAISGGVMALGLKGKGGKSGELVELFKKQHKVTCCSALSRHYKWKSREHLANCRKLTEDTAEMVEKLLR
- the aroF gene encoding 3-deoxy-7-phosphoheptulonate synthase, which codes for MLIVMHHGATAAQILAVEEAVEAMGLRAEPIPGSERTAIGVLGNQGYVDDTTIRELPGVREVIHVSKPYKLVSRDFHPAPTVVEAGGVLVGEGLPPVIMAGPCSIESEAQMLASARLVKAAGAHILRGGAFKPRTGPHTFQGLGVEGLKYLRSAGDETGMPVVTEVMRIGQLEDVCRYADILQIGARNMQNFDLLKEVGKTGHPVLLKRGMSATIEEFLSAAEYILAEGNERVILCERGIRTFERATRNTLDLSVATLIRELSHLPIIVDPSHATGKRSLVPVMSKAALVAGAHGLMIEVHPEPEKALCDGAQSLNGEGFTGLMNDLRGLMKYLGY